TATGAGCGATCTTATTTTGGGTATCGGGGAATATGGTGTGTCCAAAACCCCCGGTTCCATGGTTAAAACATACGCCCTCGGTTCATGTGTAGCCGTAACCATGTATGAACCGAATCTGAAAATAGCCGGAATGGTTCATGTGGCCCTTCCCGAATCCAAACTTAATACCGCCAAGGGCGAGCAATGTCCGGGATATTTTGCCGATCTCGGCGTCCCCTTGCTGTTCAAGGAAATGGTGCGTTTGGGGTGTCATGCACGAGGACGGGGTTTGGTCGTCAAAATGCTCGGCGGCGCTGCTGTTATGGCAGGCAACGATACGTTTAATATAGGCAAGCGCAATATCCTTGCGGTAAAAAAGATTTTGTGGAAGCTGGGGATGGGACCGGTCGCCGAAGATGTCGGCGCTAATTATAGTCGCACGGTATCGTTGCACGTCGATACCGGCTTGGTGAACGTGTCATGTCCCGGACGCGGCCAATGGCAAATATAGGGGGGGGCATGGAACCGAAAATAAGCTCCGAAGAAGTCCGGCAGGCCATTGATAACCTGCCGATGCTGTCACCGAATGTCAGTCGGTTGCTGCAGGTCATGGCCAATGAAGATTATGAGCTTGACGATGTGGTCAATATCGTTAAATATGATGCATCTTTGACAGCCAAAGTTCTCAAGATGGTCAATTCGCCTGTTTTCGGATTGCTTAATCCGGTCACGTCGCTTGACCGGGCTATCAGCTATCTTGGAAAATGGATTGTCGTCAGTATCATTTTATCCGATAATACCGGTGATCTTTTCAGTCAGCCCCTTGAAGGCTATGAGGGGCAGCAGGATGCTCTGTGGCGACACGATCTGTTCGCGGCATTTTCCAGCGGTGAAGTGGCGCGATTGGCCAAACAGGATTTCGAAGCCGAGCTGGCCTTTACCGCAGGGCTTTTGCACGATATCGGAAAATTTGTTTTTTCGCCCTTCTGGAAACAATTGGCGCCGGAAGCCCTTGGATATATCAAGGAGGGTAATGTTAGCGATTATCTGCAAGCCGAGAGAACCCTGGCGGGTTTGGATCATGCGCAGGTGGGATACGAAATGGCCAGGCATTGGGATTTTCCCGAGCCGTTGCAGCAGGCCATTCTTTATCACCATACGCCCATGCAGGCGCCGGAGGAATATAGAGCGCTGGCTTTCGCCGCTCACCTGGGCGATATGTGCGCCATGATGGCCGGCTGCGATACCGGCAATGACGGCATGCAGTATCAACTGGATGCCGGATATGCCGAGTACTTTGATGTCAATTCAAAAACTCTGGCTCAGATTCTCATGGAAGCGGAAGCCCAATTTCAAAAAGCGGTTTCGTCTCTTTCCTTTGAAGAGGAGGTTGATTAGTGAAGCGCATCGTCATTGCCGACGATTCGGCCACCGCCCGTATGGTTATACGGCGGTGCCTTGAAATTATCGGTTTAGGAGACGCCGGAATGGTTGAAGTGCCTAATGGCAGGGAGGCGTTAGCCCGCCTCAAGGAAGAGCCGACCGATTTGTTGGTGACCGACCTGAACATGCCTATTATGGACGGGGAAACCTTGCTCAAATGGGTCAAGGGCAGCCCCAAACTTACGGATGTGCCCGTGGTGGTCATCACCAGTGCCGGAAACCCCGCCAAAGAGGCGGTGTTGTCTGAGTTGGGGGCGTATGCGGTACTCGATAAGCCTATTTCTCCGGCGACGCTGTTGAAAAAGCTTGAACCGCTTATGCAATAAAAAAGAGAGGGTGTAATGAGCCAGAACTTTGATGAACTGGTCCGTCAATCTATTGCCGTGACCCTTGAAAATATGGCCTTTATGGAAGTCTTGCCGATGACCGAGGAGGCCGAAGCCAAAAAAGGCGAGGACGCTATGTCGGCTCGTCTGCTGGTGCTGGATCCGTTGCAGGCCGAAATGACTCTGACTCTGCCGGTAAACCTGCTTCAGAACATCATCGATGTGGTTCATGCCTTTCCGGATGATGATGTGGCAGAGCAGATACGGACCGATATGCTGGGCGAGCTGTTGAACACGGTCGCCGGTCGGCTGCTTAACGATTTCCTTCCGGAAAATCAGGCTTACCGCCTGGGATTGCCGGAAATGGGCCAGGAACGGCCGGAGTCCTGCGACGGTCCGACCAAAACCTGGAGCTACGATGTCGAGGGCGATCCGCTCATCTTGACCATTGTCGGTTCCGGTTTTTTTTCCGATGACTCAGAACAGGCCTGATAGCCTAAAAAATGAAATTTCACATTGTTAAGGAAGGATAGAGGATAGCATGGGCAAGAAAGTATTGATCGTTGATGATTCCAATACCATGAGGAAAATCGTGGCGCGTTCTTTGCGGCAGGCAGGATTCGAATTCGAAAAACTGCTGGAGGCAGCCGATGGTCAGGCGGCCCTGGAAGTTCTTGCCGGAGAATCCGTGGATATCGTATTGAGCGACATCAACATGCCGGTTATGGACGGCATCGAGTTCCTGCGCCAAAAAAATGCGGATGAGCAGATCAAGGGGATTCCCGTAGTCATGATCACTACCGAGGCCGGTACGGATGTGCTTAACGAGGCTTTAACCCTCGGCGCGGTCGGCACCATCAAAAAGCCCTTTACGCCGGATCAGGTTCAAGAGGTGTTGGGCCAGTTCCTTTGATAAGGAGAAGGTGCAGTGGATTTAGCCAAATGCATTTCTGAAGCAACGCAAGAGATTTTTCAATCCATGTTGATGGCCGAAGCTCGTCCTGCAGCTCCTATTCAGACGCGCTCCAACAAGTTTACCGATTCCGTCTCAGGTCTCGTCGGCCTGGCCGGTAATTATCGTGGCATGCTGGCCATTCATGTCCCCAATGCGGTTGCCATGAGCATTACCAGTAAATTCCTTTTCATGGAAATCGAGGAAATCGACGATGATGTCAAGGATGCCATTGGCGAGCTTGCCAATATGCTGGCAGGAAGCGTCAAGTCGATGTTGACCGAAACGGGAAGCGGTCTTAAACTGGCCATTCCTTCCGCTATCAGCGGAACGGAATACGAAGTCGAGTGTCTGTCCGATGCCGAAGGGGTTATCGTGCCCTTCAGTATTGATGAGGGTGAATTTCTGGTCGAGTGCTATCTCCAGAATTGTTGAGAGGTAAACCGCTGATGTGACAATCGACCCTGGTGGGTCCGCGCCTGTTGCATCGGCGGTTTTTTATATGGGGCGCTGCCCATCGCCGTCTATGCCTGTGTTGCGGTGTCGAAACATAAAGCGGCTTGCGACATTGTCGGTCGCTTCGGAAAGCAAGATTTAAAGGGATGAGTGATAAGCAACGCATAACAGACATTTTCAGTACTCTGGCGGAAAAGCTGGCCAGCGGTCTCGGCGACCTTCTTGGTTGCAGTATCGAGGTTTCGCTGGCTTCGGAGCAGCTGGTTTCCAAAGCGCAATTCTTTGGCGGATTTCGTAAAAAGTTGGTGCTGGCGAACTTCGATGTGACGGGCAGCCGCGAAGGTCGGATGTACTGTTCCTGCCATCTGAAAGATGCTGTTCTGCTTGGTGGAACGCTGATCATGCTGCCGCCGGCCGAATTGGAAAAGCAGGTTCGGAACGAAGTGTTCTCCGAGGATGAAGCCGATGCCTATGGGGAAATCGTCAATATCGTATCCGGCGAATTGATTCAGGCCTTCGACGAAGCGGCCGTCGACAAACTGCACTTCAAAAAAACCGGCATGGATGTGGTTGTCCCCGCCAAGGTCGATCCCGAAGGTCCGGAGCCCTTTGGTCCGGGGAATATCTATCATGTCGCCTACGATATCACCCTGGATGGGCAGACCCTGCAAAGCATGGACATGCTGTTCCCCCCCGAGCTGTTGGGGATGGTCATTGAGGAGCCCGAGCAAGCTGCGTCTGCCGGGGCTGTAACACCTGCCGTAG
This DNA window, taken from Syntrophotalea carbinolica DSM 2380, encodes the following:
- a CDS encoding response regulator, coding for MGKKVLIVDDSNTMRKIVARSLRQAGFEFEKLLEAADGQAALEVLAGESVDIVLSDINMPVMDGIEFLRQKNADEQIKGIPVVMITTEAGTDVLNEALTLGAVGTIKKPFTPDQVQEVLGQFL
- a CDS encoding response regulator, translating into MKRIVIADDSATARMVIRRCLEIIGLGDAGMVEVPNGREALARLKEEPTDLLVTDLNMPIMDGETLLKWVKGSPKLTDVPVVVITSAGNPAKEAVLSELGAYAVLDKPISPATLLKKLEPLMQ
- a CDS encoding HDOD domain-containing protein, translating into MEPKISSEEVRQAIDNLPMLSPNVSRLLQVMANEDYELDDVVNIVKYDASLTAKVLKMVNSPVFGLLNPVTSLDRAISYLGKWIVVSIILSDNTGDLFSQPLEGYEGQQDALWRHDLFAAFSSGEVARLAKQDFEAELAFTAGLLHDIGKFVFSPFWKQLAPEALGYIKEGNVSDYLQAERTLAGLDHAQVGYEMARHWDFPEPLQQAILYHHTPMQAPEEYRALAFAAHLGDMCAMMAGCDTGNDGMQYQLDAGYAEYFDVNSKTLAQILMEAEAQFQKAVSSLSFEEEVD
- a CDS encoding chemotaxis protein CheD, whose protein sequence is MSDLILGIGEYGVSKTPGSMVKTYALGSCVAVTMYEPNLKIAGMVHVALPESKLNTAKGEQCPGYFADLGVPLLFKEMVRLGCHARGRGLVVKMLGGAAVMAGNDTFNIGKRNILAVKKILWKLGMGPVAEDVGANYSRTVSLHVDTGLVNVSCPGRGQWQI
- a CDS encoding chemotaxis protein CheX, which gives rise to MDLAKCISEATQEIFQSMLMAEARPAAPIQTRSNKFTDSVSGLVGLAGNYRGMLAIHVPNAVAMSITSKFLFMEIEEIDDDVKDAIGELANMLAGSVKSMLTETGSGLKLAIPSAISGTEYEVECLSDAEGVIVPFSIDEGEFLVECYLQNC